A window of Deltaproteobacteria bacterium PRO3 contains these coding sequences:
- a CDS encoding DUF1343 domain-containing protein: MQTGLDRLLRFHRKWIQGKRVALLAHPAAVDKHLRHALEVLQEEASARVVALFGPEHGIHGQAQDMESVVGSTYRGIPVYSLYGHDEASLKPTRESLKDVEVLICDLQDVGARYYTFIYTIAFCMEVAKETGTKVVVLDRPNPINGHQVEGNLVAPGFRSFVGWFPLAARHGMTVGELAQMFRHEFDLKCDLEVVTMKGWHRRRCMDELDTPWVLPSPNMPTVDTAVVYPGMCLVEGTELSEGRGTTRPFEFFGAPYVDPEALVRRLREFRLPGVRFRPIYFKPGFQKHAGQTCGGAQLHVTRRKAFKSLLTGVAALKAVHDLYPQEFQFRHRAYEFVDKIPAIDLLAGNAKLRTQLEKGASLQEIEGSWEDERQAFLETRKKYLLYT; the protein is encoded by the coding sequence ATGCAAACCGGCCTCGACCGCCTGCTGCGCTTTCACCGCAAGTGGATCCAAGGGAAACGCGTCGCCCTGCTCGCCCACCCCGCCGCGGTGGACAAGCACCTGCGCCACGCCCTCGAGGTCTTGCAAGAAGAGGCCTCCGCGCGGGTCGTCGCCCTCTTCGGCCCCGAACACGGCATCCACGGCCAGGCCCAGGACATGGAATCGGTGGTCGGTTCCACGTATCGCGGCATTCCCGTCTACAGCCTCTACGGACACGACGAGGCCAGCCTCAAGCCGACGCGCGAATCGCTGAAGGACGTCGAGGTCCTGATCTGCGACCTGCAGGACGTCGGCGCGCGCTACTACACCTTCATCTACACCATCGCCTTCTGCATGGAGGTCGCCAAGGAAACGGGCACGAAGGTCGTCGTCCTGGACCGGCCGAATCCGATCAACGGCCATCAAGTCGAGGGCAACCTCGTCGCGCCGGGTTTTCGCAGCTTTGTCGGCTGGTTTCCGCTCGCCGCGCGCCACGGGATGACGGTAGGGGAACTGGCCCAGATGTTCCGCCATGAATTCGATCTCAAGTGCGACCTGGAGGTCGTGACGATGAAGGGCTGGCACCGGCGCCGCTGCATGGATGAATTGGACACGCCCTGGGTCCTGCCCAGCCCCAACATGCCGACCGTCGACACCGCGGTCGTCTATCCGGGGATGTGCTTGGTCGAGGGTACCGAGCTAAGCGAAGGACGCGGGACGACGCGGCCCTTCGAGTTCTTCGGCGCGCCCTACGTCGATCCCGAGGCCCTGGTGAGGCGTCTGCGCGAGTTCCGCCTGCCCGGCGTGCGCTTCCGCCCGATCTACTTCAAGCCCGGCTTCCAGAAGCACGCCGGACAAACCTGCGGCGGCGCCCAGCTGCACGTCACCCGGCGCAAGGCCTTCAAGTCCCTGCTCACCGGCGTGGCGGCGCTCAAGGCCGTGCACGACCTCTATCCCCAGGAGTTTCAGTTCCGCCACCGCGCCTACGAGTTCGTCGACAAGATCCCGGCGATCGACCTCTTGGCCGGCAACGCGAAGCTGCGGACCCAGCTGGAAAAGGGCGCCTCGCTCCAAGAGATCGAAGGCTCTTGGGAAGACGAGCGCCAGGCCTTCCTGGAGACGCGGAAAAAATATCTCTTGTATACCTAG